A portion of the Candida dubliniensis CD36 chromosome R, complete sequence genome contains these proteins:
- a CDS encoding potassium transporter, putative (Similar to S. cerevisiae TRK1), translated as MLYRISGFYKRHTRNFTNIDYGYYVRNFIHHIASKIYPYAKVVLPNFRAVHYFYILTLVILGSILVYPVKTCAYIDVLFFTAGASTQAGLNTVNVNDLSLYQQIILYLLTTMATPIFIHGSLLFVRLYYFERHFDNIKERSLMDYRMRKSATLARMGSAPTMSSTRLNTFNNQVLGFQAQEAEKGSSSSPQSSSSQTSQPVSAAYNEQSGNSIEHHSEPSDSYEEENRDGPVSIQEKIHFEEPQRPRPQHRHSRTDSGIKFSALPHPRRRKSIDPEDMYRSINMLQEHKKNQEARSKGIQFLNIGSSARRKTRGSNIEVSADQEDDTNSLRDDGITPATNSIGASNNEEDEDDILIIKPPIEIENSDGANPIFTKKKKRTPEIQLKETPGKAKKWITSKKRKNYNPWTSKLKKTLSNSSKKGSINVAPTDTEDDGEEEDYASIDSENSDISDGKQVANHAEGNDSDNVGSYEDDEDIEDDSNDEHEQDDDDDDDECERSLENGASLIKAQSNLVLPSKDETGGRKYTKRSNTLDVPQHNTSGGRKTRNKATKRKIPRAQRNASFNQHSNVSIGDGSIENVDTNDSYQRLSRTMSGNYLSWTPTVGRNSTFIKLTDEQKEELGGIEYRAVKLLIKIIAVYYVGFNIIPGVMLSIWIYCMPHYKNLMISNSISPAWWAFFTSQSSFNDLGLTLTSNSMMSFNQNAFVQILCSFLIVIGNTGFPILLRFIIWVMFKTARPLSLYKESLGFLLDHPRRCFTLLFPSVPTWWLFFILVVLNGFDLVIFCILDLHDESFKGVDMGYRVLNGLFQAFCTRTVGFSVMDLSSLHAATQVSYLIMMYISVLPIAISVRRTNVYEEQSLGVYAKENAEGVDENAPSNYVGSHLRNQLSYDLWYICLGLFIICIAEGKRLQEQDLRFSIFAVLFEIVSAYGTVGMSMGYPGVDCSLSGEFNVISKLVIIAMMIRGRHRGLPYTIDRAIMLPNAAMKRHDRLQEEHAINRHNTMERTTTLGRVATFGNGPIDGGNNLLTRAITNIEQRWRTRRDGRSESSTVSEDPRYVVRTVSEV; from the coding sequence ATGTTGTACAGAATATCCGGATTCTACAAACGCCACACCCGAAACTTCACCAATATTGACTATGGATACTACGTTAGAAATTTTATCCACCATATAGCATCAAAAATATACCCCTATGCCAAGGTTGTGCTACCCAATTTCCGGGCTGTTCATTACTTTTACATTCTCACCTTGGTCATTTTGGGATCAATATTGGTGTATCCGGTAAAGACATGTGCATATATTGAcgttttgtttttcacGGCGGGGGCCTCCACCCAAGCAGGTTTGAATACCGTCAATGTCAACGACCTATCCCTATACCAACAAATTATCTTGTATTTGTTGACCACTATGGCAACGCCAATATTTATTCATGGCTCATTGCTTTTTGTCAGACTTTATTACTTTGAGCGTCATTTCGATAACATTAAAGAACGTTCGTTAATGGACTATAGAATGCGGAAGTCTGCAACACTTGCGAGGATGGGATCGGCACCAACAATGAGTTCAACAAGATTAAACACTTTCAATAACCAAGTATTGGGGTTTCAAGCGCAGGAGGCGGAAAAGGGGTCGTCTTCATCGCCCCAGTCGTCATCGTCACAAACAAGCCAACCAGTGCTGGCGGCTTACAATGAACAAAGCGGGAACAGTATAGAGCACCATAGCGAGCCTTCAGATAGTTATGAGGAGGAGAATCGTGATGGCCCTGTCAGTATCCAGGAGAAAATTCATTTTGAAGAACCACAGAGACCAAGACCTCAACATCGACACAGTCGCACCGATTCTGGTATCAAATTCAGTGCTTTGCCTCATCCCAGAAGAAggaaatcaattgatccTGAAGATATGTATCGCTCCATCAATATGTTACAAGAGCACAAGAAGAATCAAGAGGCTAGATCTAAGGGAATTCAGTTTTTGAACATCGGTTCACTGGCTCGTAGAAAAACTCGCGGCTCAAACATCGAGGTTTCTGCTGATCAAGAAGACGATACTAATTCTTTGCGTGACGATGGAATTACTCCCGCAACAAATAGCATAGGTGCCAGCAATAACGAAGAGGATGAAGACgatattttgattattaagCCACCaatagaaatagaaaattcAGACGGGGCAAATCCAATATTCactaaaaagaagaaacgAACACCAGAGATACAGCTTAAAGAAACTCCTGGAAAAGCAAAGAAATGGATCACCTCAAAGAAGCGCAAAAACTACAACCCCTGGACAAGCAAGTTGAAGAaaacattatcaaattcaagTAAAAAAGGATCTATAAATGTTGCACCGACTGATACTGAAGATGACGGGGAAGAAGAGGATTATGCATCAATAGATTCTGAAAACAGTGATATTTCAGATGGCAAACAAGTGGCCAACCATGCTGAAGGCAATGATAGTGATAATGTAGGGTCATATGAGGACGATGAAGACATAGAAGACGATAGCAATGATGAACATGAACAagacgacgacgacgacgatgATGAATGCGAGAGGAGTCTAGAAAATGGTGCATCATTAATTAAGGCACAATCTAATTTGGTATTGCCATCAAAAGACGAAACTGGTGGAAGGAAATATACCAAGAGAAGCAATACCCTCGATGTTCCGCAACACAACACGAGCGGTGGGCGCAAAACTCGAAACAAAGCAACAAAGCGGAAAATTCCGAGAGCACAAAGGAATGCGTCTTTTAATCAACATTCCAATGTTTCGATTGGCGATGGCTCAATAGAAAATGTTGACACAAACGATTCGTACCAGAGATTATCGCGAACAATGAGTGGTAATTATCTATCGTGGACGCCCACTGTTGGTCGAAACTCTACATTTATTAAGTTGACAGACGAGCAAAAAGAGGAGTTAGGAGGTATCGAGTATCGGGCAGTTAAGTTGTTGATCAAAATTATTGCAGTCTATTATGTGGGATTCAATATTATCCCTGGTGTAATGTTGCTGATATGGATTTATTGTATGCCTCACtataaaaatttgatgattagCAACTCGATCTCCCCTGCCTGGTGGGCGTTTTTCACACTGCAGTCGTCATTCAACGACTTGGGCTTAACTTTAACGTCCAATTCTATGATGTCTTTCAACCAGAATGCCTTTGTACAAATCCTCTGCTCATTTTTGATTGTCATTGGGAACACGGGGTTTCCCATATTATTGAGATTCATAATCTGGGTCATGTTCAAAACGGCAAGGCCATTATCTTTGTATAAGGAGTCTTTAGGGTTCTTGTTAGATCACCCACGTCGCTGTTTTACGTTGTTATTTCCTTCTGTTCCTACTTGGTGGTTGTTTTTTATATTGGTAGTATTGAATGGGTTTGACTTGGTCATATTCTGCATACTTGATCTCCACGACGAGTCTTTCAAAGGAGTTGATATGGGCTATAGGGTTTTGAATGGTTTGTTCCAAGCATTTTGCACTAGAACTGTGGGATTTTCAGTAATGGATTTGTCGCTGTTGCATGCGGCAACTCAGGTGAGTTACTTGATCATGATGTATATTTCTGTTTTGCCCATTGCTATTTCCGTGAGACGAACCAATGTTTATGAGGAACAGTCTTTGGGGGTGTATGCAAAGGAGAATGCTGAGGGTGTCGATGAGAACGCACCATCAAACTATGTTGGGTCGCATTTGAGAAACCAATTGTCATATGATTTGTGGTATATTTGTCTTGGGTTGTTCATAATTTGTATTGCCGAGGGTAAGAGATTGCAAGAGCAGGACCTACGCTTTTCGATTTTTGCAGTTCTTTTTGAAATAGTCAGTGCTTACGGTACAGTGGGGATGTCTATGGGATACCCAGGCGTGGACTGCTCTCTTAGTGGTGAATTTAATGTCATTTCAAAGTTGGTGATTATTGCGATGATGATAAGAGGAAGACATAGAGGATTGCCATACACTATCGATCGTGCTATCATGCTACCTAATGCAGCCATGAAACGTCATGACAGGTTACAAGAAGAGCACGCAATTAATAGACACAATACTATGGAAAGAACAACCACACTAGGTCGTGTTGCCACTTTTGGAAATGGACCAATCGACGGGGGCAATAATTTGTTAACTCGAGCAATTACTAATATCGAACAGAGATGGAGGACCAGAAGAGATGGGCGGTCTGAGAGTCTGACTGTGAGTGAGGATCCCCGTTATGTAGTAAGAACTGTGAGTGAAGTATGA
- a CDS encoding aminotransferase, putative (Similar to S. cerevisiae BNA3): MSSFQLTDESDNDQESLLEFERLESTLPPALKRSASSLLEAIQASPTTPLHNPISQSGTHHIHDEPNLRSPQPHHVRENYHASTYQTIPGRTPSATPNLKNSNFRQHLISKLSKSENGRESSPIPLPKPRFNESTFKPALNTKQSSTGVLWVTERAAEYGYDSEHVGDWANLGQGAPEHGDSIPGSFPRPKQINLPVDYREYAPTAGIKELREAVANYYNEEYRQDKASKYTYKNVCIVPGGRAGLTRIATIIADCYLSFFLPDYTAYSELIATMKNFSPIPVPLKEMDNYEMHLELIRDELARGMSALLTSNPRNPTGNCLSRDQLQELHRMCREKCLIIMDEFYSHYYYDEGCTGSSISSAEYVEDVNRDPVLILNGLTKAFRLPGWRICWILGPEDYINALSSAGSFLDGGSNSPLQHVAVDFLQPLKVKQEMMALQLHFKMKRDYIIGRLSKMGFKFTKKTIPNSTFYLWLNLSHLPGKLSNCLGFFHECLHEKVIVVPGFFFLINPQNLAHMEEIIWYNYVRISYGPELHHLENGMDGIERILHRFGCLPYDINN; this comes from the coding sequence ATGTCTAGTTTTCAGCTCACTGATGAGTCCGACAATGACCAGGAGTCCTTGTTAGAGTTTGAAAGATTGGAATCAACATTACCTCCTGCTTTGAAAAGGTCTGCATCCTCGTTATTGGAAGCAATTCAAGCTTCCCCCACAACTCCATTGCACAATCCGATTTCACAATCTGGGACCCACCACATTCATGATGAGCCAAACTTGAGGTCTCCGCAGCCACACCATGTTCGTGAAAACTACCATGCGAGCACATATCAGACAATCCCAGGAAGAACACCACTGGCCACCCCAAACTTGAAAAACTCAAACTTTAGACAACATTTGATCTCCAAATTGTCAAAGCTGGAGAATGGTAGAGAAAGCTCACCCATCCCATTGCCTAAACCAAGATTTAACGAGAGCACCTTCAAGCCTGCATTGAACACCAAACAGTCTTCGACTGGGGTCTTGTGGGTAACCGAAAGGGCTGCAGAGTATGGGTACGACTCTGAACATGTTGGTGATTGGGCCAATTTGGGTCAAGGTGCACCTGAACACGGTGACTCAATTCCTGGGTCCTTTCCTAGGCCCAAGCAAATTAATTTGCCAGTAGACTACCGTGAGTATGCCCCAACTGCTGGTATTAAGGAGCTTCGTGAGGCTGTCGCAAACTACTACAACGAAGAGTACCGTCAAGACAAAGCATCGAAATACACGTACAAAAACGTATGTATTGTGCCAGGGGGTAGAGCTGGTTTGACAAGAATTGCCACAATCATTGCCGATTGTTATTTGTCATTCTTTCTTCCTGATTACACTGCATACTCGGAGCTTATTGCCACCATGAAAAATTTCTCTCCCATCCCGGTGCCTTTGAAGGAAATGGACAATTATGAAATGCATCTTGAGTTGATTAGAGATGAATTGGCAAGGGGAATGAGTGCATTGTTGACATCAAACCCTCGAAACCCAACTGGAAACTGTTTATCGAGAGATCAATTGCAGGAGTTGCATCGCATGTGTCGTGAAAAGTGTTTAATTATTATGGACGAATTCTACTCAcactattattatgatgaaGGCTGTACTGGGTCGTCCATAAGTTCGGCCGAATATGTCGAGGATGTGAACCGTGATCCTgtgttgattttgaatgGTTTGACAAAGGCATTTAGATTGCCTGGGTGGAGAATATGTTGGATTTTGGGTCCCGAAGATTACATCAATGCCCTTTCCTCTGCAGGGTCGTTTTTGGATGGTGGATCAAACTCGCCTTTGCAACATGTTGCTGTTGATTTCTTGCAGCCATTGAAAGTGAAGCAAGAAATGATGGCATTGCAGTTGCACTTTAAAATGAAGCGTGATTATATCATTGGAAGATTGTCAAAGATGGGGTTCAAGTTCACCAAGAAAACTATCCCAAACTCCACTTTTTATTTGTGGTTGAATTTGAGTCATTTGCCAGGGAAGTTGAGTAATTGTTTGGGTTTTTTCCATGAATGTTTACATGAGAAGGTTATTGTGGTTCCTGGgttctttttcttgattaatCCACAAAACTTGGCTCATATGGAAGAGATCATTTGGTATAATTACGTTAGAATTAGTTATGGACCTGAATTGCACCATTTGGAAAATGGTATGGACGGTATTGAGCGTATTTTGCACAGGTTTGGGTGCTTGCCATACGACATCAATAATTAG
- a CDS encoding DASH complex subunit, putative (Similar to S. cerevisiae DAD4;~spliced gene), with translation MENPHEQTHNALLSRIINNMESLNESVVAVNKSLQQINNNNLQTEILSQMWENYIRNSEYNLEVTGLKKEPLFEKRE, from the exons ATGGAAAACCCTCATGAACAGACACATAATGCATTGTTGTCGAggataattaataatatg GAAAGCTTGAATGAATCGGTGGTTGCGGTAAACAAATCCTTacaacaaatcaacaacaacaatttacaAACAGAAATATTGTCGCAGATGTGGGAAAACTATATTCGGAACTCTGAGTACAATTTAGAGGTGACCGGTTTGAAGAAGGAGCCATTGTTTGAGAAGAGAGAATGA
- a CDS encoding H/ACA ribonucleoprotein complex subunit, putative (Similar to S. cerevisiae NOP10), with amino-acid sequence MHLMYTLDAEGKRIYTLKKITEAGEITKSAHPARFSPDDKYSRQRVTLKKRFGLLPTQN; translated from the coding sequence ATGCATTTGATGTACACCTTAGACGCCGAAGGCAAAAGAATCTACactttgaaaaagataacAGAAGCCGGAGAAATCACCAAGTCTGCCCATCCAGCTAGATTCTCCCCAGATGACAAATACTCCAGACAAAGAGTAACCTTGAAGAAGAGGTTTGGATTGTTGCCAAcccaaaactaa
- a CDS encoding auxilin-like clathrin uncoating factor, putative (Similar to S. cerevisiae SWA2): MVPPKKDAFADLFQSASSGNSNSSLNSKLNNLSLSERQKLQQQNLQQPAKNTLFQSQSQNNSVNSSWSNIDILTPSRTASPVSNSGNSESGVLLHQTRTLSVQPEDPFSIFSESKPQNSSSKSGTNPITRGSRGNPNPAEISLLDDDFTDFFQESKTPSKSTASPSISSHTSQSDFHSTASRDNRPPTTADEQKDFVVAELVDIGFSVEDANEAINKKGLDLQKCVNYIMNKNSGNSNTERVENNGPVLGQRPEGIKLNELGTDLFKKANSFYNFSKRAVLQNLEQFGGPRSSNDNIPAWMKTKEKYESDAVEKKYGGEEYGTDEENINQKDIERFMKQQRERDRDRSRARFEGWIDGKPKQSLRSSKESSPELPHRPSNSDYHGIISSEKRVPSRRNVHQKESLELPQRPARKSQATTPLERSIPVAHHGKMPASDPVSANSSVGNTTPDEDLLGLGTSGTSNARKTAAPGSIRDSTPLNQFIYTDYTTAKEKATAAYKSGDYTTALESYAICLGCLPPNHELRIVILSNLASVNKLSGHLKESLDNIKDAEALFMPQEISSDYEIAAKSIKYWSTKLFMIKAEVLELLEKYGEALEQYLVLIRELNCNDKKVMDGKRRVDKIVNPQNYKPSKPSVSSRPATPSNRIPAIETKRQTKSGEDEIDALTKDKIDDKIKSWAAPKQNNLRAMLTNLNEIIPPNIKMSEKLRNLTTNDLMLPKQVKIQYMKVISSIHPDKLASQIKDNRESGLICNGVFIILNKRWEAFKQEENI; this comes from the coding sequence ATGGTTCCTCCAAAGAAAGATGCATTTGCAGATTTATTTCAATCTGCCAGTAGTGGgaatagtaatagtagcTTGAATTCAAAGCTCAACAATTTGTCACTATCTGAACGTCAAAAGCTTCAGCAACAAAATCTTCAACAACCTGCAAAAAACACTCTATTTCAATCTCAGTCTCAGAACAATTCGGTCAATTCAAGCTGGTCCAacattgatattttaaCGCCAAGTAGGACGGCTAGCCCAGTTAGCAATAGTGGAAATTCTGAGCTGGGTGTTTTGCTTCACCAAACACGCACCTTGTCTGTCCAACCAGAAGATCCATTTCTGATATTTCTGGAAAGCAAACCCCAGAACCTGTCTAGTAAGTCAGGCACAAACCCAATTACTAGGGGCAGTAGGGGCAACCCAAACCCAGCTGAGATTTCTTTGTTGGATGACGATTTTAcagatttttttcaagaaaGCAAAACACCTTCGAAATCAACTGCGTCTCCTTCTATACTGTCACATACCTCCCAATCAGACTTCCATCTGACAGCTCTGCGTGACAACCGACCACCAACTACAGCAGATGAACAAAAAgactttgttgttgctgaaTTGGTCGACATTGGATTCAGCGTCGAAGATGCTAATGAGGCCATTAACAAAAAAGGGTTGGATTTACAGAAATGTGTCAATTACATTATGAATAAGAACTCTGGTAATTCAAACACGGAAAGGGTGGAGAACAATGGTCCCGTACTAGGTCAACGTCCTGAAGGgatcaaattgaatgagTTGGGTACTGATTTATTCAAGAAAGCAAACAGCTTCTACAATTTTTCTAAACGAGCGGTATTGCAAAATTTGGAACAATTTGGCGGTCCTAGAAGCAGCAACGACAACATTCCTGCGTGGATGAAAACGAAAGAGAAGTATGAGTCGGATGCAGTGGAGAAGAAATATGGAGGGGAGGAGTATGGAAcagatgaagaaaatataaatcaaaaagacATAGAGCGCTTTATGAAGCAGCAAAGGGAGCGGGACAGAGATAGATCCAGGGCCCGTTTTGAAGGTTGGATAGATGGCAAGCCAAAACAATCACTCCGCTCGTCTAAAGAATCAAGTCCAGAATTACCGCATAGACCGCTGAATTCAGATTACCATGGCATTATCAGCTCGGAAAAGAGAGTACCATCCAGACGCAACGTGCACCAGAAGGAAAGCCTTGAATTGCCGCAGAGACCAGCAAGAAAGAGTCAAGCTACAACACCCTTGGAGAGACTGATTCCGGTAGCTCATCATGGAAAAATGCCTGCGTCAGACCCAGTTTCAGCCAACTCCTCTGTCGGCAACACTACTCCCGATGAGGATTTGCTAGGATTGGGAACTTCAGGAACATCAAATGCCAGAAAGACAGCAGCCCCGGGGTCTATTCGTGATTCGACTCCTTTGAATCAGTTTATTTATACTGATTACACTACTGCGAAGGAAAAAGCTACAGCGGCATATAAGTCTGGGGATTATACTACTGCGCTAGAATCCTATGCGATTTGTCTTGGTTGTTTGCCTCCTAATCACGAATTGCGGATTGTTATTTTATCCAATTTAGCATCGGTCAATAAGTTGCTGGGACATTTGAAGGAAAGCTTGGATAATATCAAGGATGCAGAGGCATTGTTCATGCCTCAAGAGATTCTGAGTGATTATGAAATTGCAGCCAAACTGATCAAGTATTGGAGTACTAAATTGTTTATGATAAAGGCAGAAGTGTTGGAATTGCTAGAGAAATACGGCGAGGCTTTAGAACAGTACCTTGTTTTGATAAGAGAATTGAACTGTAACGATAAAAAAGTTATGGACGGTAAACGGAGAGTAGATAAAATTGTCAATCCACAAAATTACAAACCCTCTAAACCAAGTGTGTCGTCGCGTCCTGCAACACCTTCAAATAGAATTCCTGCTATTGAAACAAAGCGACAAACAAAACTGGGAGAGGACGAAATTGATGCTTTGACTAAAGACAAGATTGATGacaaaattaaatcttgGGCAGCCCCCAAACAGAACAATCTTCGAGCCATGTTGACTAATTTAAATGAGATTATACCtccaaatatcaaaatgaGTGAGAAATTGCGTAACTTGACTACAAACGATTTGATGCTACCAAAGCAAGTGAAAATTCAGTACATGAAGGTTATCAGCAGCATTCATCCTGACAAGTTAGCGTCCCAAATTAAGGACAATAGGGAACTGGGATTGATATGTAATGGAgtctttattattttaaataAGCGTTGGGAGGCTTTTAAACAGGAAGAGAATATATAA